From a region of the Armatimonadota bacterium genome:
- a CDS encoding BON domain-containing protein codes for MQPEYDSSLIGPAQSSVFRTSDQIREDVINLINENDVIQPKDIEVIVNDGVIILKGKVRDELAKQEAEQAASEVLGVVKIENQLEVGI; via the coding sequence ATGCAGCCGGAATATGATAGCAGTCTAATAGGGCCAGCTCAGTCAAGTGTTTTTCGGACATCGGACCAGATTCGTGAAGATGTAATAAACCTAATTAATGAAAATGATGTGATACAACCAAAGGATATAGAAGTAATCGTTAACGATGGGGTTATTATCCTAAAAGGAAAAGTTCGAGATGAGTTAGCCAAGCAAGAGGCTGAGCAGGCGGCATCGGAAGTCCTTGGCGTGGTAAAAATAGAAAATCAATTGGAGGTGGGGATTTGA